In the Kribbella sp. NBC_00482 genome, one interval contains:
- a CDS encoding ATP-binding cassette domain-containing protein, which translates to MITLEGLTKRYGGTTAVDSLDLTISPGRVTGFLGPNGAGKSTTMRMILGLDSPTAGSALVDGRPYAEWPRPLTKVGALLDAKALHPRRSARDHLVAMARSNGVPVARVDEVLSIVGLDTVTRKRAGQFSLGMGQRLGIAGALLGDPEVLMFDEPVNGLDPDGVRWVRELMRSLAAEGRTVFVSSHLMSEMQLTADQLVVIGRGRLIADAAVGDVIAGSSRTTVAARVPDRTQLAVLRDRLADEAERVEAVGERLVVTGVPAERVGDLAYELGVRLHELVTERASLEEAYMELTADSVEYGVAVAS; encoded by the coding sequence GTGATCACGCTCGAAGGACTCACCAAGAGGTACGGCGGGACGACCGCCGTGGACTCGCTCGACCTCACCATCTCCCCCGGCCGGGTGACCGGCTTCCTCGGGCCGAACGGCGCCGGCAAGTCGACCACGATGCGGATGATCCTCGGCCTCGACAGCCCGACCGCGGGCAGCGCGCTCGTCGACGGACGTCCGTACGCCGAATGGCCGCGCCCGCTGACCAAGGTCGGGGCCCTGCTCGACGCCAAAGCCCTGCACCCTCGCCGGTCCGCCCGTGACCATCTGGTCGCGATGGCCCGCAGCAACGGCGTCCCGGTCGCCCGCGTCGACGAGGTGCTGTCGATCGTCGGCCTGGACACGGTGACGCGCAAACGCGCCGGGCAGTTCTCGCTCGGCATGGGCCAGCGGCTCGGCATCGCCGGCGCGCTGCTCGGCGATCCCGAGGTGCTGATGTTCGACGAGCCGGTGAACGGCCTCGACCCGGACGGTGTTCGCTGGGTCCGTGAGCTGATGCGCTCGCTCGCGGCGGAGGGCCGCACGGTCTTCGTCTCCAGCCATCTGATGAGTGAGATGCAGCTGACCGCCGATCAGCTGGTCGTGATCGGTCGCGGCCGCCTCATCGCGGACGCCGCGGTCGGCGACGTGATCGCGGGGTCGTCCAGGACGACCGTCGCGGCGCGGGTCCCCGACCGGACCCAGCTCGCCGTACTGCGGGACCGGCTGGCGGATGAGGCCGAGCGAGTCGAGGCGGTCGGGGAGCGGCTGGTGGTGACCGGCGTACCGGCCGAACGGGTCGGCGATCTCGCCTACGAACTCGGCGTACGGCTGCACGAACTGGTGACGGAGCGCGCGTCCCTCGAGGAGGCCTACATGGAGCTCACCGCGGACAGCGTCGAGTACGGCGTGGCGGTGGCGTCATGA